The sequence CGAGAGCGCTTCGCTTGTCGCGAAGCCGCGTCGCAAGCGCGCGGTGTGCTTCGATGACGGTCGGCGCGAGTGCCTTCGGTCCGGCTACCGCGGCGACCGTCACGTGGCGCAACACTTCCAGCACTTCGCCGAGAAGCCGTTCGATGTCGTAGCCGAAACGCCGCACCTCGCCGACGAGGTCGACGACACGCGCCGCATCCGCCTCGAGAATGCCTTCGAGGAGGCCGGTCACGAGATCGGCGCCGGCCACGCCGAGAAGACGCGCGACGTCGTCGGCTGCAAGACGACCCTCGGCGCCCGCCATCACCTGCTCGAGCAGCGATTGCGCATCGCGCATGCTGCCGTCGGCCTCGCGCGCGATCAGCGCAATGGCGTCCGGCGCGATCTCGAGGTGGTCCTGGACAGCGATCTGCCCTAGTTGCAACGAGATCTGGTCGTCGCTCAGCCGGTGGAAATCGTAGCGCTGGCAGCGCGACAGTACCGTGGCCGGGAGCTTGTGGACCTCAGTGGTCGCCATGATGAACTTGACGTGGGCCGGAGGCTCCTCGAGGGTTTTCAGCAGCGCATTGAATGCCGATCTCGAGAGCTGGTGCACCTCGTCGATGATGAAAACCTTGAAGCGGCCGGTCGAAGGGCGGTACTGGGAGCTTTCGATCAGCTCGCGCACGTTGTCGACACCGGTGTTGGATGCCGCGTCGATCTCGATGATGTCCATCGCCGAGCCTGCGATGCTCTGCAGGCAGGCCGGACACTTGTTGCAGGGCTCGGCGCCCTCGCCGCGCTCGGCGCAGTTGATCGCACGGGCCAGCAGCCGCGCGATGGTCGTCTTGCCGACGCCGCGCGTGCCCGTAAGCAGGAAGGCGTGAGGAATGCGGTCGCGCCGGATCGCGTTGGCCAGGGTGCCGGTGACGTGGGCCTGCCCCACCACCGACGCAAAGGTCAGCGGTCGCCACCGCCTTGCCACCACTTCATAGGACATCGTCCGCGCGCGCTCCGAACACGGATCGGTAGCATCGGCGCCGACCCCGGGCAAGGCGGGGTGTTTCGTCGATTTCCTTCGTGATCTCCGCCGGTTGCGCGGCGTTTTCGATTGCCGGCAGCGGCGCGCGCTGCGTTGCAAGCGGCGCCCGGCGCGGGTAGGTTTCGCGTCCTTCGTTCCACCTTCTCACGCGGAGAGGTGTCCGAGCACGGTTTAAGGAGCACGCCTGGAACGCGTGTGTACCCTTACAGGTACCGTGGGTTCAAATCCCACCCTCTCCGCCACTTCACTTCGCGAGAACTGGCGGTTCCCGAACGAACTCACGACAATCGCCGGATTGCCGGGGGATTCCGACGATCCGGTGGGCGTGGCGTTTCTCTCTGGTCCGGATACGGGCCGACATCGGCAGGTTTGGGCGGTGATTCTCCAAGCGCGATTTGGGCGGTTCCCCAAGGGTCGGTGGTGGGGCGAAAGTCCGGGGCATTGGTCGCCCGAGAGAACGCAAAGACCGCCCCATTCTCGCGGGCAGCCGCCGCCGGTCTCTCTCCGGTTCTCCAAGCCCGCCCGTGGGTACGCAACGCCTTCCCGCGCAGCAGTCCGCCAGTAAGAACTCTCCTCTGCAATGAGCTCGAGCGCTCGGCCGACGTCACGAACGTGAAGGACATTCCCCTCAACGTCAGCTACCCAGAGTTGATTCTGACGCTTGCTCCCCCGCCGATAGACCAAGGCTTTCCCGAACCTTCCTATGCATCACGTCTGGAGGCACTTCGGCCACCTTCCGCATCAGCTCATCGTGCATACCCCTGACTTCCGCATCGACGATGATGTCGGAAACACGCAACTCTCGGGATAGAGAAAGGGTTTCGATGGAACGACACCGACTAAGCGCAACGTAGGTTTGCCCACTTGCGAATACGCCGGCGCCAAGGTCGACATGTACGCGGTCGATCGTTTTGCCTTGGCTTTTATGAATCGTAATGGCCCAGGCAAGCATGAGAGGGAGTTGAGTGTAGGTCCCAACTACGATCCGTGAGATCTTGCGCGTCGCCTCGTCCCAACCGTACTCGAACTGTTCCCAGGTCACTCTCGAGACATCTACTACTCTCTGCGTGTCGAGAATCT is a genomic window of Candidatus Binatia bacterium containing:
- the dnaX gene encoding DNA polymerase III subunit gamma/tau — translated: MSYEVVARRWRPLTFASVVGQAHVTGTLANAIRRDRIPHAFLLTGTRGVGKTTIARLLARAINCAERGEGAEPCNKCPACLQSIAGSAMDIIEIDAASNTGVDNVRELIESSQYRPSTGRFKVFIIDEVHQLSRSAFNALLKTLEEPPAHVKFIMATTEVHKLPATVLSRCQRYDFHRLSDDQISLQLGQIAVQDHLEIAPDAIALIAREADGSMRDAQSLLEQVMAGAEGRLAADDVARLLGVAGADLVTGLLEGILEADAARVVDLVGEVRRFGYDIERLLGEVLEVLRHVTVAAVAGPKALAPTVIEAHRALATRLRDKRSALDLHRIFSSLLDTASDLRRGGHPDLVFEMGLLKVASLEPVETAAALLQKLGAIETSAGPRQATPISSRMESTPRADQAGGAPPRTSAPPRTSSEPAPRSAAEPARPNAPRVTAEPARSTKPAPPASAAKPAPAPRKNDDRLPLAGKPSAEAVESWSGPEGEPLEPLSEEEAAARRWEAYLDDIKRRYGLDLYVTVTNCRAVSITPEFVDLAPTSASFEQKLKNPTVMARVTEVARAHFGEAVTVRLAGASPAGEGMSLQGIQDERTAKKKASALADPMVDKAVGELGGRVTRITVLEE